CTATAATATGACTAATGTGTTTATTGGTCAGAACTATGGTTCTTATACTTTCGCTACGCTGGATGACTTCATGCAGGGCAAATCTCCTACCCAGTACAATCGTTCATTCTCTGCTGTAGATAAAACAACCGGAGATAACACCAATGGTGCGGCTAAATTTAAAGCATTACAACTCGGCCTGTACGCGCAGGATGATTACCAGGTAAATGACCGTTTACGTTTGTCTCTGGGTGTTCGTGCTGACCTGCCTATGCTGCTGACTGACCCTGCTGTAAATACAGACTTTAATACAAACGTCCTGCCTCAGGTAATCGCTGCCGGCAAATGGGATATCAAAGGTGCTCAGACAGGTGTTAAACCTGATGCTAAGCTACTTTTGTCACCACGTTTTGCGTTTAACTGGGACGTGAAAGGAGACCAAACCACACAGATCCGTGGTGGTGCAGGTATTTTCACCAGCCGTATTCCATATGTATGGTTAGGTGGTATCTACAACAACAATGGTGTTACATTAGGTGGTATGAGACTTAACTATGACTCCACAAAAGCTACGGGCGGTACCAACAACCCTATCCCTTTCATTTCAGATCCGTTTGCACAGCCAAGTATCACCACTTCTCCGTCTGGAAAGATCGATATGTTTGCGAAGGATTTCAAATTCCCTCAGGTATTCAGGACCAGCATCGCTGTTGATCAGAAATTACCTTGGGGTATGATCGGTAGCTTAGAAGCTATCTACACAAAGAATATCAACAACGTTGTATACTATAACCTGTCATATGTTCCATCAGGTAAAACTGTAACAGGTAACGGTGCTGATAACCGTCCTATCTGGAAAAATGCTGGTAAAGCAGCATTGGGTAACTATACGGACATCATGTATGCGGATAATACCAGTAAAGGTTATTCTTACAACCTGACTGCTCAGTTGCAGAAGACCTTCCATAGTGGTTTCAATGCAATGGCTGCCTATACTTACGGTCGTTCCAAGAGCATCAACGATGGCCAGTCTTCTCAGAACTCGTCTCAGTGGAGAGTTCCTAACATCAGAGGTCGTAACGATATAGACCTGGGTAATTCTATTTTTGACCTCGGTTCAAGAATCATTGCTTCCGTTACCTATAAAAAAGAATACCTGAAACATTTCGGTACTACTGTTAGCTTATATTACACTGGTCAATCCGGTGAAAGATTTGGTTACGGTTACAGAGATAATGGTAACTACAACATCGTAGGAGACAATAACGGTTCCAGCGACAGAGGCCTGAACCTGATATACATCCCAAAAACCGCATCTGAGATCAATCTGGTATCTTATACTACCAAGGTTAATAACGTAGATGTGGTTGTTACTCCTGAACAACAATGGGCTGCGCTGGATGCATTCATCAATAACGACAAATATCTGAGCAAAAACAGAGGTAAATATGCGGAAAAGAACGGTTTGAGAACTCCGTTCACACACATTTTTGACCTGCACATAGCACAGGATATTTACATCACCCAGAAAAATGGGAAACGTCATACGTTACAAGTCTCCTTCGACGTATTCAACCTGGGTAACATGCTCAATAATAACTGGGGTCGTATGTATACTACCCGTTCAGGTATGAGTTACAACAACTACGGTCTGATTGACTTTACCGGTTTCGCATCTGATGGAACTACTCCAACATTTAACTTCAAATCGCCTGCTAAGAATGATGGCAAAACTGTAGCAACAATCGATGATTTCGGTTTACAGTCTGCTCGTTGGCAGGGTCAGCTCGGTCTCCGTTATATATTTAGATAACCGGAACTGAAGTGAATAGCGAAGGGCTAAAAAGTTAAACACTTTTTAGCCCTTCGCTATTTAGATGCCCTGTTCTATCCAGACTTTATGATTAAGGCTTAGATGGAATATATTGATCAACCTGCCAGAACTCTTCATAAGTATAGTTGTTACCACTTATATATTCTACTCTGTAGAGATCCTGCCCAATCTTCAATCTACTCGTTCCTGCCGGTACTGTAATATCATAATAATCAATAATAGGCGACGTAGCATTACTCCAAACAGTCGTTTTTTTAACACGTATTTTCCATGGTACACTCTGTGGCTGAGGGGTTGTAAACGTCAGATCTGAATAAACAGCAACGTAAACATCATACGTGTATTCATACCAATCGCTGCCGGAGTTATATTGATAATTATCGCGGTCTCTAAGAAAACCCGGACGATTGTACATATAGTTATATGTTTCAATATCTCCGATTGACAATCCGGTCCGCTGCACCGTGAAAGTCGACCCATCTAACCGGGTTATGGTCGGCTGACCATTTTTAGAGAATGAATTTGAACCATACAGCATGACTGAACCAAAATCAAAGGTGCCAATCTGAAATCCAGGCAAGCCTGCCTGGGAGTAGTATTTGTAGAATTGAGGCTCCGCTCCATCCTGAATATTACCGCCCTTCACTACAATATAGTTATCCCTGTCCTCACGCATTTGCTCATGATAAAAACCAATCGCATGGCCGATTTCATGTATGGCATTTCCTTTTGTACAATCTGCTCCCATAGAAATTACCTGACGTCCACCCATCATACCTACCGAGTTTGAATAACAACCATCACCCTCAAAGAACTCTATATAATTAGCCTGATTCGTTCTTTGGACAAACGTAAGATTGGTAACAGTTTGCCAATGCGTAATTGCTTCTGTCACCCTGGCCTGATTAGGCAAGCTGGGGTTAATCGTGTAGTAAACAACGCGGTTAGGCCAGAACTTGGCAATGTAAGATTGCCCTGTCCTGCCAGTGCTGTCACTATTATCTATCTGCCTTTGTAAACGATCCACCTGTTCCTGGGAATATACAATGTCTCCTCCAAGAATGTATTTATCATTCTTCTTGACAAGCGTCACTTTCACATCGCCCTTCTTATCCTTTAAATAAACGACCTCTCCGGGAATGTCTTTAAATGCGACTTCATTCTCACACTCACATCTCTTTTCCGGAGCAGTGCCCGGGTGTTGTGACTGGGATAAAGTATCCTGCTTTCTACAAGCTATAAAACAAACAATAGTAAGCGCTAAAAGCAATGCGCTTCGCTTAATAGGGTTGCAAACCATTTTTTAACTTTGATTATTGATTAAATAAATATCAGGTGAACATAGGTTGGGCATCTACAAACAATTCGCCTAATGGGATCTACCACAAATATAGGATTTTCTAACCATTATTAGTATGACTGACTACAACTAGCACAAAAATGTACAACATGTATTCACCCCCATTATTCCCTCACTCTGAGTCACTTACCTTTAAGAACTCTCCACTAAACAAAAATTAACCCGAAATTCCCCCAACACCCCATACACACATAAAAAAATACATATATATTTGCCAATGATTTGCCTTTAAAAGCATAATCATTATCTTAAACTGTACCCTTTTACCTATGAGGAGACTCATGCTGCCAGCAGTATTATTTGCCACCCTGTTTTTATCCTGCAAGAAGGACGGGCAACCTGCTGAAACGTCCCTTGAAGTCCACGACAATAAAGCTATGACCCTGATCTTCAATGAAGACGATCTTGGCGAGTTCACCATTCTCAGTTATTCCAACACCTTCATCAACTATTTTGTCCAGAGTAATACAAGAGAAAGCTTCTACCTGAGGCAGGCTCCCGCATATGATTCCTCCGGCAACTACGATACAAGGATCGCTAAAGTAAATGCCAATACAGCGGCAGATGCTTCTATCCTTCTGCTGACAAGCACCTACACTTACAATCAGTCCGGCCAGCTGCTCACCATCAACCAGGTCTCCCCTACTACCGGAGAGAAACTGAGCTATGATAGTCTGGTGTATGCTGGCGAAACAGATAAAGTACTGCTGTCCGCTATTTACCATAGCAGAAAAACCGGTCCTTCGGCTTTTTCCTTCTACAGCAAGGATGTGGTGGTAAGAGATAACAAGGATAACGTCATTGCCCGGCATATGCTGGCAATGGCAGGTGGAAGAGAAACGGATACACTCAGTACAACTGTCTACACCTATGATGATGCAAAAGCAATGATGCATCAACCAGGAGGACTTTACCTGTTTGATCTGAAAGATGGTATTACCTGGTCGTCTGTTAACAATCCTGTGACAGAGGAAACCTATTACCCTGCAGGTGACTCCGTGGTAACTATCACGAACGTATACACTTACGACAGTGATAAATATCCTTCCAAAATACGACGCACCAGAAAAACCATTTATGCCGGCGTTGAGGTGTATAATCAATCATCAAAATATGCTGTCAAATATCAGAATCTGGATTAATAAGAATACTTGCCCATGATTAGACTTCTACTCGCTACACTTACATTTACTTTGTTACTATCGGCATGCAGCAAAAACGAAGGCCTGCAAGGAGAAAAAGTATTTTCTGGTATGAATAATACCGAAAGTGGATATGATGTGTCTTATGACTACGATAAACATAAAAGAGTGGTGGGTGTCACTGTAAAAGACCTGAATAATAACCCCGAGAACTATCATTCTGAAATGATCAGGTTCGACTCTACCGGCAGGATTTCTTTCACTTACGCCTCTGAAGACCAGTTGAGCTTTGGCAGAATAGCCAAGCAGATGGAATACGATACATCAGGTAGCATGCGTAAGATCAGACTGTATTCCTACTATAGCAGCCTGGTGGATGGTTATGATAGCCTGGGCTATGATAATGCAGGGCGCGTCATTGCGGTATATCATTATAAAATAGACGGCATTGTTGCTCCCTTCCTGCTTACCAGGAAAGATGTACTGGAAAGAGATGCTAAAGGCAATGTAACCACCCGTTATTCTACACCTGTCTACCGCAATGTAGAAAGCAAAGATGTGACTGTTACTACATATACCTATGATG
The DNA window shown above is from Chitinophaga agri and carries:
- a CDS encoding TonB-dependent receptor, translating into MGFRRLLFTFIVLFSTITSFAQVTTSSMTGKIIGPSKEALPGATVVVIHQPSGTKYGTTTDAEGFYRIPNMNVGGPYKVTASFIGYTEFTQSDIFLALGQPFRLNISLGEKARDIKEVTVVGQRSTVFSSSRKGAQTTLNRTQVEALPSVGRNLTDFVRLTPQAKLTKDGSGNQTISIAGTSNKYNATFVDGAVQNDVFGLAENGTNGGQIGISPFSIDIIDQFNINVSPFDVKQGGFAGGAINAVTKSGTNEVEGSAYYFVRNESLAGKTPTKDEAKRTKLADFSSKTYGARLGGPIIKNKLFYFINAEWQKENRPQPFAYETYLNGRPTPASQAQLDALQAKLRADGYDPGGYENTENTLDGRKFFARIDWNINDHHKFTIRHQYTHGESLSPGKSSATSITFSNKGISFPSTTNATTAELKSQFGNRASNSLLLGANFVRDDRGITGSPYTSVFITREAISFGTEEFSAANLLKQDVLTLTDNLELYRGKHTISLGTSNEFYNMTNVFIGQNYGSYTFATLDDFMQGKSPTQYNRSFSAVDKTTGDNTNGAAKFKALQLGLYAQDDYQVNDRLRLSLGVRADLPMLLTDPAVNTDFNTNVLPQVIAAGKWDIKGAQTGVKPDAKLLLSPRFAFNWDVKGDQTTQIRGGAGIFTSRIPYVWLGGIYNNNGVTLGGMRLNYDSTKATGGTNNPIPFISDPFAQPSITTSPSGKIDMFAKDFKFPQVFRTSIAVDQKLPWGMIGSLEAIYTKNINNVVYYNLSYVPSGKTVTGNGADNRPIWKNAGKAALGNYTDIMYADNTSKGYSYNLTAQLQKTFHSGFNAMAAYTYGRSKSINDGQSSQNSSQWRVPNIRGRNDIDLGNSIFDLGSRIIASVTYKKEYLKHFGTTVSLYYTGQSGERFGYGYRDNGNYNIVGDNNGSSDRGLNLIYIPKTASEINLVSYTTKVNNVDVVVTPEQQWAALDAFINNDKYLSKNRGKYAEKNGLRTPFTHIFDLHIAQDIYITQKNGKRHTLQVSFDVFNLGNMLNNNWGRMYTTRSGMSYNNYGLIDFTGFASDGTTPTFNFKSPAKNDGKTVATIDDFGLQSARWQGQLGLRYIFR
- a CDS encoding M12 family metallopeptidase, which encodes MLLALTIVCFIACRKQDTLSQSQHPGTAPEKRCECENEVAFKDIPGEVVYLKDKKGDVKVTLVKKNDKYILGGDIVYSQEQVDRLQRQIDNSDSTGRTGQSYIAKFWPNRVVYYTINPSLPNQARVTEAITHWQTVTNLTFVQRTNQANYIEFFEGDGCYSNSVGMMGGRQVISMGADCTKGNAIHEIGHAIGFYHEQMREDRDNYIVVKGGNIQDGAEPQFYKYYSQAGLPGFQIGTFDFGSVMLYGSNSFSKNGQPTITRLDGSTFTVQRTGLSIGDIETYNYMYNRPGFLRDRDNYQYNSGSDWYEYTYDVYVAVYSDLTFTTPQPQSVPWKIRVKKTTVWSNATSPIIDYYDITVPAGTSRLKIGQDLYRVEYISGNNYTYEEFWQVDQYIPSKP